The nucleotide sequence gacaaggaccagcagatccaggaacagctttttccctacagctgtctccttactgaattctgccctctgacacccccccccacacacatcaaacacacacactaaacacacacactcctcacccctcctcatcactacatctgatttacaaacaaacaaaaaacagtaaacttgctattacttgcactactgtctgttcatccagaaacactgaataatccatttgcacactggaatattttctatgcactttactgtccattgcactagtgtaaattatgttcatatgttcatagttctgcgtatagtgtacatacacttttacataatccatctgtatagtatgttcatagtacacctatctgggTCGATTGCATCAAATTGTAAACAACACACGTTTCACCagctgcaccactggagctgacgactgattttcatctgttttactctTGAATATCTCAATAAGACGTATATGAGGTGcgattaaagtgtaatattacaatatacatagtgaagtaaagtgcaacagtatgttaatatattgtaaatgaaataCTATAACAGAATAAACTCTGTAATTCcgtataattttacctcagatgaaacatagttaaaataatggatatgtgctgtttgctgtactatattttactgttgtttttcccgtcttttttacaccttaatgttttttaatactttaacattttattagagtATTCTTTTAATGCGCATGCATTTTAATGCGAAAACAACTAACGTCATCACGCAATGCAAATTACATACGCATGCGCTGTCACCACGTTAATGAGCATGCGCAGGCATGCGCGCTATAGacataccttacgtcactttgcGCATGCGCGGTAAACACATACATGACGTACgtacgtgacgtcaccgcgctacagtctgcagcgaggggTGTCTCGCAGACTCACCTCCGGTTAGACCACTGGCTGGACACCAGTGGATAGACAGCCTACGTCATTTCCATTTTCTCCGTCATTTCCGTTTCGCCGCTAATTTCCATTTTCACCGCTGGAttgagatatatttattttatattttcacctcTGGATAGACAGCATATTTAGTTCTCACCTCTGGAtggacagaatatttattttatattttcacctcTTGATAGACAGCATATTTAGTTCTCACCTCTGGAtggacagaatatttattttatattttcacctcTGGATAGACAGCATATTTAGTTCTCACCTCTGGAtggacagaatatttattttatattttcacctctggatagacatttatttattttatattttcacctaTGGATAGACagcatatttattttctgttttcaccagTGGATAGAAAGCATTCTTTCTTTGCAGGCTTAATTGCACACGTCTTTTCCGTATTGTCATTTTACTTTTATGAAATGACGTCTGCTGTCCATCCACTGGTGTCCAGCCACTGGTGTCTAGCAAGAAGTGAGTCTGCGGGGCTGCAGCTGGATGCTATTGGCCGATTGTGCCGACAATCAGTCAGAATCGGGCCGACTATGCTTGCTATCTGggacttgtagccaatcagcagtaagggggcgtGTCTTGTCCTGGTAGCGAGAAGAGAGCgctcaatttgagtgcacagaacgcatattacattacatttacatttattaatttagcagacgcttttattcagcgtattagcagatcgactgtagattgagagagatggcagatgaaaaagaggaaaatatgagagaaacaaaacattaaaaagaagggttacaatcaggcaagaggtaggacccaCGTAAATATCggaacaaatacagaaacgagctgcaataactcaacacaaacaaaattacctTAACAAAACGAAAattaaccaaggttttttttttttttttttttttttttgccgtatttgtataaccacagttgtacaaataccatggttaaactatggttagagtaTTAAATCCATGGTTTGTTAATGATTAcagtaaccattttttgtttgcttttttaatatgataaatgTATTATCATGTCATAAATCTCGTTTCCTGTCAATTTCCTTTCTACCCAATTTTTTCTTTAGCTCGGGCTTTTGCGCACGCGCTGTGGCAGTATAGCGTGCTATGATGGCCCATAAGGAAGTTGTAAATGATCGACCTCTCTTAATTTTTATAATCtgtattgtatttatacatttgcTTATCTGTCCTTACACCAAAGTTGAGGAAAGTTTTAACTTACAAGCAATTCATGATGTTCTGTATCACAGATGTGATTTTGATTTTAGCgcgtttaattatttaaattataacatgTTCTCTTTGTAAAGTCTGTGTTTTAGCGAGTTAAACCTGTAAGAAATTTGTAATCTCTGATTAAATTTTCTAAGACCGCTGCAGCCTTGACGTCAAAACCAGGAAAATAATTACTCCCATTGTGAATTAAAAACGGCTGCAGCACACTGTTGTAGTACTACTGTGGTGCTCTATTGTTGTATAGCACTGCGATAACTAAACCCACACGAATTTTTGAGTCCTTGTTATTCCTCTTTGTTCAGTATGACCATCATGAGTTTCCTGGTGTGGCTCCACGTACGTTTCTCGGACCCCTGTTCATATCAGCACTCAGTGCACCAATGACGTGTCTGCTTGCCCTCTTTCACACACCAAAGTTTTACACTCAGATCCTAGGTATGTCTGGGATCACATATGTAGCTTTatattaaactaattttatttatttcagtttcatcttCTTTATGTTCTTTGTTCCACAGTGAGAGGAGTTCTTGGACTATGTGTGATTCTGTCACTATGGCAGATACAGAGAGAGGTCCGGAGGCAGTTTGAGTCAATGGTGGCCAGTCTATTTTATCTGCATCACACAGTTCCATTTGATGTTTTACAGTACCAGAACCCTCCCAAATGTGTTTGCTTTGCCTTTAGGTACAGACTATATAAAGTACAAAGTATACTCTGACATTTCTTAGAAgcaatacttacatttttaatgaaccattttgatatttttttttagcaaacaaagCTAAAGCAATGtgactttatataatatatttgtttactgcTATGTGATTGTCATACCTTAGGCTTTGAGTGGTTTGGATCACAATATTTATAGTATGAGAGGTAAATAAGTTCACGTTCATGAGTAATGTTTGGATAATTGTTGTTAAGTTAATCTACTGAGTTTATTGATTAATTTCAGTTGCAAATTTGAGCATATGGCAACAACACTGCTTATACAATcatctaaacatttatttacttcaCTGTGGCAAAAATAACAAGAATCAACGATAAgaatcatattaataaaatgtcattgtaaGGCCATCTTTTTCTATTAATACTAGAGCATTATTTGTCTAactaattgtgttttattttatagttttggtGGCATTCACATCTTGGCTGGCCCAGAGACATGGTGTCTTCATTTGGCTCTCCGCTTTGGCCATTATTGTGTTTTGCTCTGAATTGTGTCTCTTCTTTGGCCTGATGTTGTTGCTGTCCCTTCTGAGCAGTGAACTCCATTTTCTACAGTTTCTTTACCATGCGATACCTGCTGGTGTCTTATTTTTGGGTCAGTGATGCACAAGTgcttgttttctctgttttatcttagtattttttttagcatatacCCATATTGTCTAAAGCTAAATGTAGACTTTTCCATCTGTTCAGATGTTTTGCTTCTCATAATGCACAGATAGACCTTCACAGACTGAAATGTGTTTGCTGTCTTTTGTAGGTCTCACTGTGATGGTTGACACTGTTTTCTGGAATAAGCTGCTCTGGCCTGAGGGTCAGGTACTATGGTACAACACTGTCTTGAATAAAAGCTCCAATTGGGGAATATCCTTTTgcaaaattcttttaaaatgattgtagtttaaattaacatattagtcaaaataaaatgttttgtcattgtCTCTCATGACAATCCAAACCCATATCAtttttgtggagcacaaaaggaggaactggttgctcttttccagtTACAATGAATGTACGCCAGAGATGTCaagatttaaaaatgacacaaaaatattataagagTATTTAATAGGACTACTAGTCCATAGGACTAACAGGTTTGTGAGGAGTGTGCATTTGTGTGGGATAATGTAAGTAATGGAAAGGGTTGAGAAAGCTGCTTACTGTATGTACACGCTAGTTAATAAAACTGCTAACACAGTGCATATAAACACAAATGCCATTTTCTTGAGCAAATTTCTAGCAAAAGTTTTTATTGTGTAGATTGTAAACAATTACTCAGTATTTCGGGCTCAGTGGCTCTCAAGTAAACAGCTGAGGCTTTAACAGCTGAACTACTTAAAGTTTTTTCTTCACGTCACATTAATCCATTGTATAACATCTAAAATGTGGATGAAATACTTGTATACTGCTTCTGCATTCTTTTTGATGCTCTATTCATTGTGATCACGAGTAAGAGTGACCAGTAAACAGTTgtattccaaagaagaaagagaaatacagattttttttaagcaacatgaaattgattaaatgatgacagaatttttaatttttgtgccaactaaacatttaaaaactatgtTTATGCATTactattatcataaaaaaatgcattctttcaTGATTCTGTCTCCTGTAAAAAATTTAGCATCCTTCCTTGACTTGTTCTGTGCCTCAAACTTCCCCTTTTCTTTGGTACTTCTACTCTCCTCTCCCTCAAGCTCTTGACAGCACAATATTGGCCTGCTGGATAGACAAACAAGAAAACTGCTCATTGTAACATAGGCTTCATTCTGCTGTACTCCTTTCTGCCCCACAAGGAGCTCCGTTTCATCATTTACACCTTTTCTATGTTCAACATGATTGCCTGCCTGCAGCTGTTCCGTTATGTCCTTTACATATTTTGATAGAAAATAATGTTTAGAATTTTCCTGCATGAAACCAATTTTAATtccataatgtgatgtatttcagAGTTAAACAGAATAGTGAATGAAAAAATGTAtgatgagattttattttatccatttgaGAATTTTGATTGGAAGATAAAAATTGGGTGTACCTAATTAGGGCTAGACTGAATGAGAATTTGCTGAAACAAAGCTTAAGTAACGTGTTGTTAGCATTTCATAGCTTAATTGGCCTAAGTGACGAgcataaaaggaaataaatgtaaaaagaaatgtaCAACAGTCCCTTAGTAGCAAGCCATACACAACACTGTCAGTACATAACACTGAAAGGGCAAAATACCTATGATTTTTAAATAGACGAGgaagaaacattattacaatacaaaaCTCACCTGGAAAGCCTCATCATTGACACAAGAAGTCCTGTTAGCTGAAAATGTAAGAGCACTggaaatttagtttattttttgatttacaaaaaagattaaagggctaatgaacaggttttttttttttttttaaatgttttctgaaatgtacTCAGGGCTTGAACTTCAGtgcagaattttaaattttgcacTTCATTTTCTTTCCTGTATATTCCATGCATCAAATATGAtcaaacagataaaatatgtaatttataaatattttataatatatattataattttataatataaattcacaAACAATTTGCAACAACAAACTTTGCAAACTTTATAAGCTAGCCTCTAGAAACCTAATCTGAAATGGAATTTCATGGCCATCATGACCTGTGATCGGTGTCATATTCAGATGTTCTTTTAGGCAAAATGGTTTACTGCTTTTATGCATTGACAAATTGAGCCAGTGACTAAATGTTCAACTACACACAGTTCCTGTTAGTTGTAAGTCTATCAGTCTGAATTTACACTCCAAGATCTATTTTGACATCAGATTATTTGTCCCATTTGTTGCTATGGTATAACTTACACAGTGAAAACAGGTAATTAGAAATTTGTTGAGTGGTATAACCTGTCTAGTTGATTTTAATGAGAGTTTTGGTGAAAATGCAGAATTCATATTACTGATAGACTTGCGCTGCTCCAGTGATTATAAAGGCTATAAATGATTTCTGTatataaataatcacaatatagttaACAGATGGTTTCATGAAATTATGTTTCAAGATGTGCAGGATTGCCAAATGACTCGATAAATGTTAATGCTATAAAACTATGCATTTCTCATATATTACCACCCTGTTAATGATACGAACAGTTAAATTTTTCTAAGAAAAGCAAAATATATGAGAAAGGATAGCTTGAATGTGACTATTATATAAGTAGCATTTAAATGTTGAAaagatttatgaaaaaaaataatatagaaaggaagacagaaagataaaagaaagaaattttaaaagataagagagagagagagagagagagagagagagagagagagagagagatgccatTGAGGACTTTGAGATGCCATTGAGGACTTTGGTTGGGTTCATGGACTTAAAACATTTGCCCAGGAAGGCAGAACTCTGGtagaggaagaggagcagagaaCACTGAAAAGAGACCAGAGCTCCATGTGGCTAACAACAAATCTGATACATTTAAACAATCAGCAGATTAAAGCTGTACTAAATGTGTTACAGTTTGCATACTCTCTGTTTTGGTATAGAACAGGTGGTTTAAACAGGAAAACAATTATCTTTGTTAATTTTTCAACCCTAGACTATTTCATGTTAACAGGTATTTTTagatacagttttatttttctcttttgttttgttacagtTTGAAGAATTACCACGAGTCACAGATGTATAAAATTGGCTCCATAGTTGTGGTAGGACATTTGATGTTAAATGGAGCATACACAAGTATTTCTCTTTATATGTCCCATCACAACTACCCAGGAGGGAAAGCAATGCAGGAGCTACATAGATTAATTCCAGCAACAGCAGGTATATTGATTTTGATTGTTGGTTTAGTATTGAattattactgaaaaataaacaatcttATTAAGCTGATGAACTTCTCACACAGACATGTCTTTACACTTTGATGTACTTGCTGCACAGACGGGAGTCTCATGTTTTCTGGAGCTAAATACTAACCGGAGGTGTGTGATCAATCGTTAAAGACAATGCTTTACTTTTTCAATTCTGGTGATTTCtctgaatgtttttctttattttcatagaTGCATGAATGATGATATAACTGCGGTTTTAAACTTTAATGGCACGTAGAGTCATTTATGtttttccaaaactgtatgactttctttagcAGAAGACCAAACTATTTTGTTGAGCACTGACATGAATGGACAAAAATTATGATGTTCCACATTAGAATGAATGTCACACaattttggaatgacataagggatTAAATTTTATACCATCCCTTTAATCATATGTACAAAAAAGTCAATCCAGCATTTTTTACCAAACAGCTTGTGCTATGTAGAGTCATCTCAACATTTTTGGCTGAAGGCAGAGGAACACTCTGGAGAGATGTCCTGTCCATCACATCCTTTTTTTTCAGTACTGCAATCATTATACTAAAGTTCAGCATAACATCATCTTAGTCTTTTTATAGATCTTACAGTGCAAGTGAGTTTCAGTCCCAGCTCACTGTCCTTCCCAAATTCAGTGCTTTCTATTTTTCCTGTTTCCTCCAATACAtccctgaatatatatatatatatatatatatatatatatatatatatatatatatatatatatatatatatatatatatatacacacatatatatacacatatatatataaaacagttcagctAGTCCTATTAATATCTAAACCTCTTTCCACACATTTTCTCAGTTTGGATTAGAATTAGATATAGCAAGATAATCCAGATTTGGAAAATATATAATCCATAAGGTGACAATAATCAAAGAAAAATCACAAGACCAAGACCTGAaactttaacaaatttaaaagcaaattttatttaccaaattaccacataaagaggaaaaaaaaaacaacaaacaaaaaaaataaataataatttttcctgTCTGAATTATTCCTCTATCAAATTGTATTTtggaaattatttataaaatgtacagtacGTTTCATTAACGTCCCATAATTTAGTcctttagattaaaaaaacaaaaacaaaaatgtgcttgACAAAttttcaaaacagattttaacCTGAAAGTACAgcattatgtacatttttaacagatacaaacaaaacaatcatcagcaaaagggttaaaaataaccATAATTCTAACAGTACCATGAACCACAAAAAtcacagaattaaataaaatgcatttaaaacatctcTCAGTCACAGCATTTATTTTGGgccatgtatttatataaaaacagtattcaaCGTAGTAtcaattttataaaatcatttaaatcagaAGACTATGACTTGCTTTGCACATCAGTTAATATTTACAGCATGTTGACCTGAAGTAGTTTGTATAAGGCACAAGGAGacagaaaacaaagataaaataaattttataaaaggaATTAAAGTACAGCAAAAAACAATAACTACCCCTATAGCTAGCTACCCCTCCCTCCCTGAAAACACTTTTCACCAGAAATAAGACTCTAGTTATCAAGTGTACTCAACAGTAGTACTCAAGCAAtcttttaaatcaattaaatatcatCCAAATGCTCCATGTATTGAAGAATATGAAACTCAGTAAAATGAATTGTTTAGTTAGGCCTTCTCAGAAAAGTTACTTGAGTGGTCCTAGGTTTAGGTTCATGAGATTCTATGAAACAGCCTtgcaaatataaatatgcaatcaTCAGTACTGAAAATATATCAAAGGAAGgttgacctttaaaaatagaagTCCTTCAATATTTTCTAGCAATGGCCAGGACTGATTCAGAGCACAGTTCAGACTTGATGTGCTAAAAAGTGTGTCTGCTGGTACAATACTGGGTGGACAGCCCACATAGCGTACAGCTACTTTGGCAAGTTCTGGCCACAGTAACTTCTTTAGGTTCCAATAATCCAGAGGATCACAACTCTGGTCAAGAATGTCTTCCTCCAAATACTCCAGCACTGCAAGCTCCAGTGATTTTGGTCTCTCCTCCTGCTTGATTTTCTGTCTAATGTCATCCATAAGAGCCCAGAGGTTTTCTTTGCTTGAGGCCAAGCGGTTTGATGAAGCTGGAATTTCACTGCATCCATTTGACAGTGGTGGTTTAGTCTCCGCAGAGTTAGATGTAGACACCTCAAGCTCTTGTATGAGGTCATGCTTACACTGCTCTGCTTCTTCCTCAGTAAAAAGGGAGGTTTTATACCTCGGGTCCAACATGGTTGCCCATATGTACCTGGGGTCATGAAGAGTAGGGGACATTTTAGCCACCATTGCTTCCTTTAAAGACTTGAGCATATTATCAATACCCATGGTCTCGTCAAATAGCATATCTATTTTTCGGTTGAGTATGTGAATGAGTGGAATGACCTGACCTAGTGTTGCTGTGCGATTGCTCATCTCTCTGCAGGCTACCTCAAAAGGCTTAAGAGCATTGCAGACTGACTGCATGACTTCCCACTGGTCACAGCTTATCAGTTCCCTGAAATTGCACTCTATTGACATCTCATCAATGGCTTTCTTTTGCTCTACTAAGCGCTCAAGCATAAAATACGATGTTTTCCACTTAGAGGGAACATCCTGAACCAGCTGGTTTTCAGGTAACAGATAAGCTTTTTGCAGCTCTGCCAACTTCTCCTTTGCTTTAGCAGAACGATGCACTCTCTCACAGATTTTTCTAGCCATACTAAGCAAGTTCTGAACCATTCTCTGATTTTTTATAGCTTCATTAACAATGAGGTCTATACTATAAACAAAACACTGCATGGTGGTGTGATCACTGCTCTCTAGTATGCTTCGAATAGTTTGATTATCTGTTACAGTAAATCCAATTTTAAGGCCTGAGGAACCAATCCAGGTGTCCCAAAGATATTCAAGCTGCTTTTGTATGTTCAGCACATTGTAGTCACAGTCAATTGAAGAAACACCAAGGAGGGCTGAGCAGTGGAAGTCTTGCCCCTGAGGCAGAACTTGAGACTCAAACGTTACCCAGTGGGCTGTAAGAATCAAGTACTCTTGAGTTTGGTTGCTCACCCAAACACTTGTCGTGAAATGGATGATTCCACCTTCAGCCTCCTTGAGGTGGGTCAGAACTACTTCTTTCACACTTCCACACATTTCTGGTATTGCAGTGCTGGTAAAGTAGGATGAGGAAGGTAGAGAATACTGTGGCTGGAGGTATTCCAGTAATCTGTTCAGGCCAACATTTTCCACTACAGTTGATGGCTGAAGATCCAGTGCAAGCATTTCTGCAATGAGTTTGGTGATTTTTTTGGCAGCTGGGTGGCATTCACTGAACTTCTCTGCATTCTCCTCATAAGAAGAAATGTCCATGAGCTCCTGCTTAATTTGAATTTCAGCAGATGACACATCACCTGagatattactattattttcaaGCACATTCCCATGAAATCTCTGCATGTGCCTAAATAAGCAACTAGTGCCTAAATTGGTTGTCTTTTTGCCTCTGCTAATTGTGCGGCTACAGTGCAAACAGACCACCTTTGTTGGGTCCGCAGAGGAAATAGAAAAGTGATTCCATAGCTTTGAAGTCTTTTTGCTGAAAACAGGCAGGGTGTGGTGTTTATTTTCAGCAGCAGGGCTGTCCGTTGCATTTGTTGCCATGTTGTCCTCTGCAGCAGGAGTACAATGGGGAGACTGAGGTGAGGAAACTTTgtcatttgtgcttttttgggTTTTGAGAACATCAGGATGCCGTCGCATCAAATGTCTCATTAAACAGCTTGTGCCAAAGTCCCCTCGTTTACCACGGCTTATGACACAGGGACAATACCGACACAAAGCTTTGAGTTGGTCAACAGGAGAGACGATGAAATGATGCCATACTTCTGATTTCACCCGtttcattattttcttgttttgttgaaAAACTGAGCTCTGATCTTGGGATATGCTGTGCCCCTCAGTGTGTTCGTCTGGTGAGGATGACAGAGGTATATTTTCTCCTTTCAGTCTAAAAGATGCATCAAGTGAGGACTCTTGTCCAGACCGATATGTAGCATCAGTTGCCTCATCCTCAAGAGTCATGTGCTCACTGTCATAATTGGGCACATCATCTGATATGGCATCAGAGTGATGGGAGGTACAGAGGAATTCCTTTTTGACCTCTGCGAAGTCTTGTGTGCGAGAGAGCAATGTTGGTGGAGTGGTGTAAGGCGGAGGAATACTTGAGCCCTGTCCATTTTCTTCAATGACTATGTCTCGATGGGCCCGCCACATGTGGCGAATAAGGCAGCTCGTCCCCAAGTCTTTCCCATTTTTGCCACGACTGAACTCATTCATGCAGTGAATACACACTGCTTTCGAGCTGTCAGCAGGggataaataaaagtgtttccACACTGCTGAGCGGCGCCGGGAACTTGAGCTCTTAGGGGCTGATCCAGGACATTCACCCAAGTCAGTGGCATCATCATTATGGTTGTTTAAGGAATGTGGGGATGGAACCACACTAGAGTCACTATTGACGCTTTTTTCTGCTTTTGGTTTGAACTTTTTTAAAGAGTCTTTGGACACTATGTCTGTGGCCTCGGCTAGAATGGAGGACAGCGGAGAATGGTTGTCTGTAGGGGGCTTGATGCTTACAGACAAGTCTCCATTGTTTGGTGATATATTGGGAGGtattaaagatgaattattggaCAAATTACTTAACGAGTCACTGTCTTGCAGAAGAACAGTGGGGTGAGCCCTTCGCACATGCCTCATTAAACAACTAGTACTGAGATCTTTCTCATTTTTACCCCGGCTGAACTCtttcatacagtacatacagattGCTTTGGTACTATCACGTGGTGA is from Cyprinus carpio isolate SPL01 unplaced genomic scaffold, ASM1834038v1 S000006457, whole genome shotgun sequence and encodes:
- the LOC109054951 gene encoding zinc finger BED domain-containing protein 4-like, whose protein sequence is MDGDDSLSQKTEDLSHVHNGSKDNKRIEAKGTCLKIEGKDGYVFKSYRITPQEVLEAEPHTCPPETLAKGSSLVSLSFEGTEEDGSEVDGLSTGDSTAESCEKHDSQTSPTISNRSQNIEINNSETETSVCIKAEPNETGEIAQDDEKLSFDGAFGPFATRSYDDDYGSLFSGYSSTLYDVAMDAVTQSLLSSIRSPLNPRKKSPAWNHFFISPRDSTKAICMYCMKEFSRGKNEKDLSTSCLMRHVRRAHPTVLLQDSDSLSNLSNNSSLIPPNISPNNGDLSVSIKPPTDNHSPLSSILAEATDIVSKDSLKKFKPKAEKSVNSDSSVVPSPHSLNNHNDDATDLGECPGSAPKSSSSRRRSAVWKHFYLSPADSSKAVCIHCMNEFSRGKNGKDLGTSCLIRHMWRAHRDIVIEENGQGSSIPPPYTTPPTLLSRTQDFAEVKKEFLCTSHHSDAISDDVPNYDSEHMTLEDEATDATYRSGQESSLDASFRLKGENIPLSSSPDEHTEGHSISQDQSSVFQQNKKIMKRVKSEVWHHFIVSPVDQLKALCRYCPCVISRGKRGDFGTSCLMRHLMRRHPDVLKTQKSTNDKVSSPQSPHCTPAAEDNMATNATDSPAAENKHHTLPVFSKKTSKLWNHFSISSADPTKVVCLHCSRTISRGKKTTNLGTSCLFRHMQRFHGNVLENNSNISGDVSSAEIQIKQELMDISSYEENAEKFSECHPAAKKITKLIAEMLALDLQPSTVVENVGLNRLLEYLQPQYSLPSSSYFTSTAIPEMCGSVKEVVLTHLKEAEGGIIHFTTSVWVSNQTQEYLILTAHWVTFESQVLPQGQDFHCSALLGVSSIDCDYNVLNIQKQLEYLWDTWIGSSGLKIGFTVTDNQTIRSILESSDHTTMQCFVYSIDLIVNEAIKNQRMVQNLLSMARKICERVHRSAKAKEKLAELQKAYLLPENQLVQDVPSKWKTSYFMLERLVEQKKAIDEMSIECNFRELISCDQWEVMQSVCNALKPFEVACREMSNRTATLGQVIPLIHILNRKIDMLFDETMGIDNMLKSLKEAMVAKMSPTLHDPRYIWATMLDPRYKTSLFTEEEAEQCKHDLIQELEVSTSNSAETKPPLSNGCSEIPASSNRLASSKENLWALMDDIRQKIKQEERPKSLELAVLEYLEEDILDQSCDPLDYWNLKKLLWPELAKVAVRYVGCPPSIVPADTLFSTSSLNCALNQSWPLLENIEGLLFLKVNLPLIYFQY